In Oryza sativa Japonica Group chromosome 3, ASM3414082v1, one DNA window encodes the following:
- the LOC136355671 gene encoding uncharacterized protein, translated as MEAEDWLRIIEKKLTLVRVREADKVIFAVHQLEGPAGDWWDTYKEAWEEDAGEPTWEEFTTVFRENFVPAAVMRMKKNEFRRLRQGNATVQEYLNQFTQLARYAIGDLADEEEKIDKFIEGLNDELRGPMIGQDHESFQSLINKVVRLENDQRTVEHNR; from the coding sequence ATGGAGGCAGAAGATTGGCTACGTATCATAGAGAAGAAACTGACCCTTGTCCGGGTACGCGAAGCCGACAAAGTGATCTTCGCAGTACACCAACTGGAGGGACCCGCTGGTGATTGGTGGGATACTTACAAGGAAGCTTGGGAAGAGGATGCTGGAGAACCCACTTGGGAAGAGTTCACTACAGTATTTCGCGAGAACTTCGTGCCTGCTGCGGTAATGCGTATGAAGAAGAACGAGTTTAGAAGGCTACGACAAGGGAACGCAACGGTGCAGGAATATCTGAACCAATTCACTCAGTTGGCCCGCTATGCAATTGGAGACCTCGCAGATGAAGAGGAAAAGATCGACAAGTTCATAGAAGGGCTGAATGATGAATTGCGTGGACCTATGATTGGGCAAGACCATGAGAGCTTCCAGAGCCTGATCAACAAAGTCGTTAGGCTGGAGAACGATCAAAGGACTGTAGAGCACAACCGCTAG